In one window of Vespa crabro chromosome 6, iyVesCrab1.2, whole genome shotgun sequence DNA:
- the LOC124425045 gene encoding protein amnionless — translation MKCIIRCLQIVFFLSLNKLIFAIEKQWIVDFEWNNEKNWDHVPEIDGHIIFPLETRHAVGLAKTVNLKLSKIDLPREGSLVLFRNGKLEFSESKNSETKISRWLKEGKFFWADPDNWNGVSDAAPHMERIPCSQDNVVLPGTDQTFNIHLPVKDIQVESIRLSNHKYPSTWWDWEEMQKKKEFLGGFLSVKYSQYDCQKCFCQDGSQYDYFKEICAIQGPKCGFAACEYPLKIEGHCCLYCGGRIIIPKGASLAMIRSLADEVLEQRATNLAWYVRRTWTDNIEILLKEKSEYTGVDTLIALEDLQTKLHNENIEILYTENPGAPLKDSRLATMLGPFFGAPIIILILLITGFWYFDYSIGYVLSEISGAWSSVKEKSNKPFSFARFENILEGNVRIEDPQTRRDEHEMNEELITEEEEVLDEEGTSVGGNFENPLYRSKRDKKFKIEERELINVDLPLSLTSLKNRVKDNTEDDDDIEMDIEQ, via the exons ATGAAGTGTATTATTAGGTGTTTACAAatcgtgttttttctttcattgaaCAAATTAATCTTTGCTATTGAGAAACAATGGATAGTGGATTTCGAGTGgaacaacgaaaaaaattgGGATCATGTACCTGAAATCGATGGACACATTATTTTCCCACTCGAAACAAGACATGCCGTTGGTTTAGCTAAGACCGtcaatttgaaattatctAAAATCGACTTACCAAGAGAAGGTTCCTTAGTGTTATTCAGAAATGGTAAATTAGAG tTTAGCGAATCGAAAAATTcagaaacgaaaatatcgagatGGTTGAAGGAGGGTAAATTTTTCTGGGCTGATCCTGATAATTGGAACGGTGTTTCCGATGCAGCACCACACATGGAACGAATACCTTGTAGTCAAGATAACGTAGTTCTGCCAGGAAcagatcaaacatttaatatacatCTACCAGTTAAAGACATTCAAGTAGAATCCATTAGATTGTCGAATCACAAATATCCTAGTACATGGTGGGATTGGGAGgagatgcaaaagaaaaaagaatttttaggTGGTTTTCTTAGCGTCAA ATATAGTCAATATGACTGTCAGAAATGTTTTTGTCAAGATGGCTCACAATACGATTATTTCAAAGAGATATGTGCTATTCAAGGCCCTAAATGTGGTTTTGCAGCTTGTGAATATCCATTGAAG aTCGAAGGACATTGTTGTCTTTACTGCGGTGGTCGAATAATTATACCAAAAGGAGCTTCGTTAGCAATGATTCGATCTTTAGCTGACGAAGTTCTAGAACAACGCGCAACAAATCTTGCATGGTATGTTAGACGAACATGGActgataatatagaaattcttCTCAAAGAGAAGAGTGAATATACCGGTGTCGATACTTTGATAGCGCTAGAGGATCTACAAACAAAACTTCATA atgaaaatatcgaaatattgtATACGGAAAATCCAGGAGCGCCATTAAAAGATTCTCGATTGGCCACGATGCTCGGTCCATTTTTCGGAGCACCCAtaatcattcttattcttctaatCACAGGCTTTTGGTACTTCGATTATTCGATTGGATA TGTTCTGTCTGAAATATCGGGAGCATGGTCATCcgttaaagaaaaatcaaataagcCGTTTAGTTTCGCACGTTTTGAGAATATCCTTGAGGGTAATGTGAGAATCGAGGATCCTCAAACAAGAAGAGACGAACATGAGATGAACGAGGAACTCATTacggaagaggaggaggtgcTGGATGAAGAGGGTACTTCTGTCGGTGGAAACTTTGAGAATCCTCTTTACAGATCAAAAAGAGACAAGAAATTTAAGATAGAGGAACGAGAACTCATCAACGTCGATCTTCCATTAAGTCTGACAAGTCTGAAAAACAGAGTGAAAGATAATACggaggatgatgatgatatcgAGATGGATATTGAACAATAa
- the LOC124424633 gene encoding allatostatins, translating to MMTLNVIIFSVFAILEGSVLAMEEPSSSSSTHAQHLSQAISDLVYDEPAEKRAYTYVSEYKRLPVYNFGLGKRWADVNDGKRGRPFSFGLGKRIRPYSFGLGKRNDNQFEYQPLRKSLDYLPIEAYERYLTRDNDDDQLLDYIQEKRGNRLYSFGLGKRDWDLQSTDDSMPTGKRPNDVTGQRYTFGLGKRMLEEEDTVQ from the exons ATGATGACGTTGAACGTAATCATATTCTCCGTGTTCGCTATTCTCGAGGGAAGTGTACTGGCAATGGAGGAaccctcttcctcttcatctACGCACGCTCAACATCTCAGTCAAGCAATATCGGATCTGGTCTATGATGAACCCGCAGAAAAAAGAGCGTACACATATGTTTCCGAATATAAGAGATTGCCTGTTTATAATTTCGGCCTTGGAAAACGATGGGCCGACGTTAATGATGGCAAG cGAGGACGACCATTTTCCTTTGGACTTGGCAAGAGAATAAGACCGTACAGCTTCGGTCTCGGCAAACGGAACGACAATCAATTTGAATACCAACCATTGAGGAAGAGTCTAGATTATTTGCCTATTGAAGCTTATGAGAGATATCTAACACgagataacgacgacgatcaACTATTGGATTACATTCAAGAGAAACGCGGCAATCGCTTGTACAGTTTCGGCCTTGGAAAAAGAGATTGGGATTTACAATCTACTGACGATTCAATGCCAACTGGAAAACGGCCGAACGATGTAACCGGACAGAGATACACGTTTGGTTTGGGCAAGAGAATGCTTGAGGAAGAGGATACTGTACAATAG